The following coding sequences are from one Clostridioides difficile ATCC 9689 = DSM 1296 window:
- a CDS encoding phosphatase, with product MNFLSDLHTHSIVSGHGYSTLLENINYCKENGIKILGTSEHGPKMPGSPHKWYFHNIQNIPRIINNIIILRGCEANILDIKGNIDLEPFVIPRLDYLILSFHEAVFSPNTLENNTKALINAINKHDNIEILGHLGNPNYPIDYELIIKLAIEKNILIEINNCSIKGVSRNGSSDNCKYIATLCKKYGAKIILTSDAHICFDIGNYEYSENILKEINFPDELIMNYPKKLINHFHQKGKLLDVDYTNI from the coding sequence ATGAATTTTTTATCAGATTTACACACACACTCTATAGTCAGTGGTCATGGCTATAGCACTTTACTAGAAAATATTAATTATTGTAAAGAAAATGGAATTAAGATACTAGGTACATCTGAACATGGTCCTAAGATGCCTGGTTCTCCCCACAAATGGTACTTTCACAACATTCAAAATATCCCAAGAATCATAAATAACATTATAATTTTAAGAGGCTGTGAAGCAAATATACTAGATATTAAAGGAAACATAGACCTAGAGCCTTTTGTAATTCCTCGGTTAGATTATCTTATCTTGTCATTTCACGAAGCTGTGTTTTCTCCAAATACATTAGAGAATAATACTAAAGCTTTAATAAATGCAATAAATAAGCATGATAATATTGAAATATTAGGACACCTTGGAAACCCAAACTACCCAATCGACTATGAATTAATCATTAAATTAGCTATAGAAAAGAATATCTTAATAGAAATAAATAATTGTTCTATTAAAGGCGTGTCAAGAAATGGTAGCTCGGATAACTGTAAGTATATTGCTACACTTTGCAAAAAATATGGTGCTAAAATCATACTGACTTCAGATGCTCACATTTGTTTTGACATAGGTAACTATGAGTATTCTGAAAATATCTTAAAGGAAATTAATTTTCCAGATGAATTAATAATGAATTATCCTAAAAAACTTATTAATCATTTTCACCAAAAAGGTAAATTACTAGATGTTGATTATACAAATATCTAA